In one Brienomyrus brachyistius isolate T26 chromosome 5, BBRACH_0.4, whole genome shotgun sequence genomic region, the following are encoded:
- the LOC125742079 gene encoding uncharacterized protein LOC125742079 isoform X1: MKFMVSFPFRRKQWSDGQPPRHRYQLVGILSHLGSSTISGHYISDTFTMEEKGWLAFSDHIVTRSDEEQVLRKRKSSAYMLFYTQQANLLHKPRTNLKTMGDRAFCAAAPSLWNALPDFLRAPQPTDCFKKHLKTFLFNKTFGSST, translated from the exons ATGAAGTTCATGGTGAGTTTTCCCTTCAGGCGGAAACAATGGTCGGACGGGCAGCCACCCAGACACCGCTATCAGCTTGTCGGTATTCTCAGCCACCTTGGCTCCAGCACCATCTCTG GTCACTACATCAGCGACACCTTTACCATGGAAGAGAAGGGCTGGCTGGCTTTCAGCGACCACATAGTGACCAGGTCAGACGAGGAACAGGTGCTGAGAAAGAGGAAGAGCAGTGCGTACATGCTGTTCTACACCCAGCAG GCtaacctcctccacaaaccAAGAACCAATCTGAAGACTATGGGAGATAGggctttctgtgctgctgctccaagcctatggaatgccctccctgacttcctgagggcaccacaacccactgactgttttaaaaagcatctaaagacttttctttttaacaaaacctttggttcctccacttag
- the LOC125742079 gene encoding ubiquitin carboxyl-terminal hydrolase 37-like isoform X2: protein MKFMVSFPFRRKQWSDGQPPRHRYQLVGILSHLGSSTISGHYISDTFTMEEKGWLAFSDHIVTRSDEEQVLRKRKSSAYMLFYTQQESLH, encoded by the exons ATGAAGTTCATGGTGAGTTTTCCCTTCAGGCGGAAACAATGGTCGGACGGGCAGCCACCCAGACACCGCTATCAGCTTGTCGGTATTCTCAGCCACCTTGGCTCCAGCACCATCTCTG GTCACTACATCAGCGACACCTTTACCATGGAAGAGAAGGGCTGGCTGGCTTTCAGCGACCACATAGTGACCAGGTCAGACGAGGAACAGGTGCTGAGAAAGAGGAAGAGCAGTGCGTACATGCTGTTCTACACCCAGCAG GAGTCCTTACACTGA